The DNA segment GGGGGTGAGGTGCACGGGAACCGGTGTGTTTAACGCGCTTGTTAATGCTGCTTCTGAATGCGCCCAGCGTCAGAACAAGAACAAAGACACAGGGACGGCCCCCGGGCACCGCGGGTTCCTCACTTCCTACAAAGTGCCACAGACAGCACGGGCCGGAGGCCGCTCTCCCTCAGGGCGGGCGGGGGCTGCTCCCCCAGCACCGTCCCAGGGAAGGCCGGTGGGCCTTGCTGTGTTCTCTGCCCCCCCTTTGCTCTCAGTGCGTCTCTCTCTTTCCCAAGGACTCCTGCTGTGCATTTCAGACCTGCCCAGGCAATCTAGGGTGAGCTCTAATTGCATACGAAGAAACGCCCTTCCCCAATAGTAATACGAACACATCCACAGGCTCTGCGGCTGGGATGGGGCCACTGTTCGACCCACCGCGCTCCCTGGCCTGCCCTTCCCACAGGTATTGAGCGGAACGCCCCTTCCAGGGTGCCCTCCACCGCGCCCCagcacctccctccctctcccacctgctgtgtgaccttgagtctGATGCCACAAGTCTCTGAGCCTCATTCATTCAAAGAACGTGTGCTGTCAGCCAAGCGCGGTCTGAGATGCTGACACACACCCCTGCCTCCACGGGGCTCGTCTCAGACGACCTGAGAGGCCCACGCAGCTCCAGCAGAAGGAGCTCCAGTCCCGACCCCACCCAGCCTCTGGGCTCAGTCCACTTGCACCCCGGGGGGCCTCACGCCCCTCCCTGACCTCCAGCACAGACCCCGGGGCCCACCTCCGGAGGCTGGTCCTGTCTCAGCCCCTGGGGTTCAGCCCTGGCGGCTCCAGCAGCCTGAGCTCCGAGTGTGGACCCCCAGGCGTGGCCTCCTGCGCAGGGCCGGCCCGTGTACCAGGCCCTGGACTGCAGGGACCGGGCTCTGCCCCGCCCAGGCCCGATGTCACAAAGGGCCGGGCGGCTCTGCGGGGGGCCTTGTGGCCGAGGGGGGCCCCCAGCGGCACTGCcttccctccccccgcccctccaGCGAGGCGCCCACCCGTCCCCCTGCGCTGGTACTATGAAAGGGTAGTCGGCCGGGCAGAGCCGCCCCGGAGCCCGAGTCCAGCCAGGCCCCCGCTGAGCGACCCGCACTTGCCACTGGTGCCCCCACCCACCGGCCACCCGGGCCCCGGGCCCGCGTCTCCCCGCCGCCGCGCCCCGGCCCTCGGCATGGCTAACTACTACCAAGTGCTCGGGGTGCAGGCCAGCGCCTCCCCGGAGGACATCAAGAAGGCCTACCGCAAGCTGGCCCTGCGCTGGCACCCCGACAAGAACCCTGACAACAAGGAGGAGGCCGAGAAGAAGTTCAAGCAGGTGTCCGAGGCCTACGAGGTCCTGTCCGACTCCAAGAAGCGCTCGCTGTACGACCGCGCGGGCTGCGACGGCTGGCGGCTCGGCGGGACCGGCTCCCCGCACGGCAGCCCCTTCGGCGGCGGCTACACCTTCCGCAACCCGGAGGACATCTTCCGTGAGTTCTTCGGCGGCCTGGACCCCTTCTCCTTCGACTTCTGGGATGCGCCCTTCGGCAGCGAGCGCGGGGCCCGGGGCCACGGGCTGCGCGGGGCCTTCTCGGCCGGCTTCGGCGAGTTCCCCGCCTTCATGGAGGCCTTCTCGGCCTTTGACAGCCTGGGCCGCGGGGGCGCCGGCCGGACCACCTTCTCGTCCACGTCCTTCGGCGGCTCCGGCTCGGGCGGCTCCGGGTTCAAATCGGTGATGTCGTCCACCGAGATCGTCAACGGCCACAAGGTCACCACCAAGCGCATCGTGGAGAACGGGCAGGAGCGcgtggaggtggaggaggacGGGCAGCTCACGTCGGTGACCATCAACGGCAAGGAGCAGCTCAAACGCGTGGACAGCAAGTAGGCGCCGCCCGTGCCCGCCGCCCGGCGGTGCTCAATAAACGAGCTAAGTGAGCTTTGGGCGCGGTGGTTCGCTTGGGGAGCCGGCGGGGCGGACGGCAGAGGCCGGGGGATGGGTCCGGCATCCGGCGCACGCTGACCTCACCAGGGCACCGAGCGGCCTCCTGGCTGGCACCTCCTGCGCCTGCGTGCGTGTCCTTGCGTGTCTGTGCATGCGTGTCCGTTCGGGTCCATGCGTGCGTGTCCGTGAGTGCAGGTCTGTGCGTGTGTGTCCGTGCGCACGTCTCCGTGCCGGCGCCCGTGCGTGCGTGCCCGCGTCCGTGCGCGCATGTCCGTGTCCGTGCGCGCGTGTCCGTGCCCGCGCCCTTGCATGCGTGCCTGCGTCCGTGCGCGCGCGTTGTCGGGGTCGTGAGGGTCATGACGGCCGCCCGCCTGCCCAGCCCACGGCCTGGGGCCCCTAACCACCACTGGTTAGGTCCGCCGCCGGCCGCGGGGGCGGGGTGCACTGCTGGCTTCAGCATGAAGATATCAGGCCTCGCCCTGAGATCCTGGCGGCCCGGCCCTTGTCCCCCCCATCCCCGCCACAGGGCAGCACCCCAAGATCCCTAGGGGCCCGCGAGTCCCCTCGGGTGCTGCAGGGCCCTGGGCAGGAGCACACAGCAGCTGACCTGCTGCCCCTGCAGGCTCAGGCCTCCTGGGTCCAGCCCTGCAGAGCCCCGGGGCCGGGCCGGCAGCTGGAGGCCCCCTAACCGAGTTAGGCGAGGGGCAGCGGAGCCCCATGGCACACAGAGGGTCGCACCGCggctcccagccctgcagcagggcTGACTTCATCAAAGCCCCCACGACAGCATTAACCACCCGACCTCTGCCCCCGCCGACCTGCTAACTTCACCAATTACCGGCTGAGCGTGGCTGCATCAAGTGGGCCTGCTTAGCCCTGACAGCTGCCTGGCAAATCCAATTACGGGCCAGCAGCCCACCGGCGGGCGCAGGGTCCCGGGGCTGGGTGGTCGCAAGGCACGGGCGTTCACAGACATCCCATGGACCTCGCCTTGGTGTCTCCCCCGACTCATAGGCCTGTTGGAGTGGTCTCCTGTTCCAGTCCCTTCGAGTGGATGGAGCCAGGCAGTGGCCAGACCCAGCTCAGTGGGCTGCACACCCTCAGCCCCTCTCTGATCCTAAGCCCCTCTCTGCATCCTCTTCTTGGCCTGGAGCCCCATCTGACAGACGGCCGAGCTGAAGGCCAGACAGACTCGCGGGAGGCAGGcggagaggggcctggggggagggTTCCGGGCACGGCGCGGCccgtgcaaaggtcctgaggaggAGATAGCGAGGCCCTCCCATGCTCACCCCCGCACGGGGCCCACGTCTGCTCGTGGCTCATCCAGACActgccccagcctcctcccttcaTACCACTGTCATCCCCGCAGCCGGAAGGCTCTTGTGAAAACCTGAGAGGTTCGTGAGACACTCAAAGGGAAAGTCAGGTCCTCGGGGTGGCCACGGAGGCCCCCACGACCTCCCTGGCTCCCCGGCACACCCTGTGCTCCAGCCCCTGTGGTCTCCTCCCGCTCCTGCACACTCACCAGGGGGACTCC comes from the Bos mutus isolate GX-2022 chromosome 22, NWIPB_WYAK_1.1, whole genome shotgun sequence genome and includes:
- the DNAJB8 gene encoding dnaJ homolog subfamily B member 8, giving the protein MANYYQVLGVQASASPEDIKKAYRKLALRWHPDKNPDNKEEAEKKFKQVSEAYEVLSDSKKRSLYDRAGCDGWRLGGTGSPHGSPFGGGYTFRNPEDIFREFFGGLDPFSFDFWDAPFGSERGARGHGLRGAFSAGFGEFPAFMEAFSAFDSLGRGGAGRTTFSSTSFGGSGSGGSGFKSVMSSTEIVNGHKVTTKRIVENGQERVEVEEDGQLTSVTINGKEQLKRVDSK